CGCTGAGCCGTGAGGGTGCCTTCCTGGCAGGCAACTGGCTGTTCCTCGTCTTCGCGGTGATGGTCCTCGTCGGGACCCTCTTCCCCACCTTCGTGGAGGCGGTGCAGGGGCGGCGGGACGCTTCCGTCGGGCCCGCCTTTTACAACGCCTTCGCCATCCCGCTGGGGCTGGGCCTGCTGCTGCTGATGGGCGTGGGGCCTCTGCTCCCCTGGCGGCGGGCCGAGGGGCAGGGCCTGTGGCGGGCGCTGCGTCCCCTGCTCCTCGCGGGGATCGGGGCGGGCGTGATCGCCCTCGTGCTCGGCGTGCGGAGCCCGGGTGTGCTGGGGACGATTGCGCTGTCGGCGTACAACCTCGTCGGGTTGGGCATGCTCACGGCCCGCGCCCTGCGGCAGCGCGGCGGCGGCCTGATGAGCCTCGTGCGCGAGCAGCCCCGGCGGTACGGCGCCTACCTCGCCCACGTCGGCCTCGTGGTAATGGCGCTCGGGATCGCCGTCTCGGGGGCGTACCGGCAGGACGCGCAGACGACGCTCAACGTGGGTGCCACCCCCACCAAGTTGTTGAATGAGTCCGTTGCCCTGCAAACAATACGGCCTGTTCAAAAGCCTTATGGAAAGTCCATCGTCGCGCAGGTGCTCATCGACGAGGAACTTTTCGAGGCACGGTTGAACACATACGTTCAGGGAGGGAACACGCTCTTCGCCACCCCTGCGGTGCGCTACAGCGCTCTGGGCGACACCTACCTCGTGGTCACTGCCTTCGATCCGGAGGGGAAGTGGGCGAGCGTGCGATTGATCGAGAGCCCGCTGGTGTCGTGGATCTGGTGGGGCACGCTGATCGTGGTGCTGGGGGCCGGGCTGACGCTGGTGACGCCCCGGCGGGCGACGGTGCGGAGGCCCGTGGCGCGGATGGCCCCGGCGACAGACTAGCCGCTGTGCCCTGAGGAAGAGAGTGGATGTATGACTGAGATGTCTACGAACCCGAAACCTGCGGTCCCCGCTCCCCTGTGGCGCCGTCTGCTGCCACCCGTGCTCGCGGCGGGGCTCGCCGGGGTGCTGGGCGCAGCGCTGCTGAACCCCGCGCGCAACACCCCGGATGGTGGACCACTGATCAACAAGCCCGCCCCCGCCTTCACCCTCGAAAGCCTCGACGGCGCTCAGGTCAGCCTGGCCTCCCTCCAGGGCCGCCCGGTCGTCCTGAACTTCTGGGCGTCGTGGTGCACGCCGTGCCGGGAGGAGGCGCCGCTCTTCCGGGAACTCAGCGAGCGGCAGGCGGCGGGGCAGGGCCTGGCGGTCATCGGGGTGTTGTTTCAGGAGACGAAGGAACAGAACGCGCGCGACTTCATCAAGGAGTACGCTCTTGCCTACCCCTCCCTGCGTGACCCGGGCATCCAGACAGGCATCAACTATGGCGTATCGGGCATTCCGGAGACGTTCTTCATCGACCGTGAAGGCGTGATCCGCGACAAGGTGTCGGGGGGCCTGAACCGCGAGCGCCTGAACGCGGGGCTGGCGAAGATTGGGGTGGAGGGGCTGTGAGGTGGCCAGTGGTGTGGGGGTTCCTTGCCCTCGTTCTCGGCCTGCTGCTATCCGTCTCCCTCGCGCTGACGCCCGACCAGGAGGTGCGGGCCCGCCATCTCGGCTCGAACCTGCGCTGCCCGATCTGCACCGGGGTCCCGATCACGGAGAGCACGAACGACATCAGCCGGGAGATGCTGCGGGACGTGCGCGAGCAGGTGGCGGCGGGGCGCAGCGACCGGGACATCTACTCCTACTTCGCGGCGCGGTACGGAAACTTCGTGCTCCTCGACCCGCCCAAGGAGGGGAGCAACCTGCTGCTGTGGGGCGCGCCGCTCCTCGCGCTGGCGGGCGGTGGCGCGGTGCTGTGGAGTGTGCTGCGCAAGCGGAACGTCGCGGCTCCGTCCACCGCGGAGGCGGCGAGCGTCGCCGAGGAGCCCTTCGACCCCTTCCTGGCCCAGGTGCGGCGTGAGACCCGGGGGGACGACCGGGCGGGAGGTGGGGCGTGATTCTGGGACTCACCCTCTTCGTCCTCGTCGTTCTGGCCGCGCTGTGGCTGGTCTTGCAGCCGCTCAGAGGTGGCGTGCCCACCGATCCCGACGCCCCCGAGCGGGAACGGCTCACCGCCGAGCGGGACCGCCTGTACACAGAACTGGCGAACTTGACGGACGAGTCGCGCCGCCCCGACCTCGAACGCCGGGCGGCCCTGACCCTGCGCGCGCTCGACGCCCTGCCGCCCGCGCCCCCTCCCCGGGAACGCGGCGGGCGCACCCGCACCGCCGCGCTGGCGGGCCTCGCGGTGGCCGCGCTCGTGACTGTCGCCGGGGCGGTGACCTTCGTGCCGCGCGGGCAGCTCGCCTCGCTGGGGGCGGGGGAGGCGCAGGACGTGCGGGACGTGCTCGCGCTGCCGGGCCTGCGCAGGAAGGCCGAGACGACCGGGGAGGGGGCGGCGTACCTCGCTTGGGGTCAGGCCGCCTTTGACTCCGCCCGGTACGC
The DNA window shown above is from Deinococcus aestuarii and carries:
- a CDS encoding cytochrome c-type biogenesis CcmF C-terminal domain-containing protein; the protein is LSREGAFLAGNWLFLVFAVMVLVGTLFPTFVEAVQGRRDASVGPAFYNAFAIPLGLGLLLLMGVGPLLPWRRAEGQGLWRALRPLLLAGIGAGVIALVLGVRSPGVLGTIALSAYNLVGLGMLTARALRQRGGGLMSLVREQPRRYGAYLAHVGLVVMALGIAVSGAYRQDAQTTLNVGATPTKLLNESVALQTIRPVQKPYGKSIVAQVLIDEELFEARLNTYVQGGNTLFATPAVRYSALGDTYLVVTAFDPEGKWASVRLIESPLVSWIWWGTLIVVLGAGLTLVTPRRATVRRPVARMAPATD
- a CDS encoding TlpA family protein disulfide reductase gives rise to the protein MTEMSTNPKPAVPAPLWRRLLPPVLAAGLAGVLGAALLNPARNTPDGGPLINKPAPAFTLESLDGAQVSLASLQGRPVVLNFWASWCTPCREEAPLFRELSERQAAGQGLAVIGVLFQETKEQNARDFIKEYALAYPSLRDPGIQTGINYGVSGIPETFFIDREGVIRDKVSGGLNRERLNAGLAKIGVEGL
- a CDS encoding cytochrome c-type biogenesis protein, encoding MWGFLALVLGLLLSVSLALTPDQEVRARHLGSNLRCPICTGVPITESTNDISREMLRDVREQVAAGRSDRDIYSYFAARYGNFVLLDPPKEGSNLLLWGAPLLALAGGGAVLWSVLRKRNVAAPSTAEAASVAEEPFDPFLAQVRRETRGDDRAGGGA